In the genome of Actinobacillus lignieresii, the window GAGGTTGATTTTCCCTGCACGTTGTTCCGCTTTAAACGCTTCGCCTAAACCTAAAATCGGATCTGCCGGAGCAGCCTGAATGTGGTTGAACATTGACATAATGTGTCCTCTATAAAGTTGTGTTTGAAATTAGAAATATTTATACAACCCATTAGCTATTTTAGCAATAGAGAAGCGGTCTATTTTTGAAAATTTTTTGCAAATTTCACAAGAAAATAGACCGCTTGTACTTATTTGAGTTTATTAATCGCCCAATCTAACCCTGAATGGAAATCATTGGTTAAATGCGGACGAAGTTGTTCGAGTAATTGGATCAACTGAGCTTGTTCCGGATGACATAAATTGATATGTCCGACTTTACGTCCGGCACGAACCTCTTTGCCATACCAATGTAGTTGTGAGAACGGTACTTCTAGCCACGCATTATTGTGTTCGATACCAATCAGATTGACCATTACGCTCGGTGCAATTTGTTTAAGTTGCGGTGTCGGCAAGTCGAGTAATGCACGTAAATGCAATTCAAACTGGCTGATTGAACATCCTAATTGGGTCCAGTGTCCGCTGTTATGTACGCGCGGGGCGAGTTCATTAATTAATAATTTATCGCCTACCACAAAACATTCCATTGCCATTACGCCGACATATTCTAAATCTTGCATAATCGTGCTGAGCATTTGTTCAGCTTGGGTCTGGTAAGTTTGCTGATTCGGTAAATTCACATCACAAACGGAGTAACGTAAGATACCGTTTTGCTGCAAGTTATGACTAATAGGATAGAAACGGGTAGAGCCGTCACGGAAACGAGCGCCGACAATTGAAATTTCGCCGTCAAACGGAATAAATTTTTCCGCAATCACTTCACCGAACAGATCCGGTGTGATTTGGTCAATGCTGTCTTGCGT includes:
- the purK gene encoding 5-(carboxyamino)imidazole ribonucleotide synthase gives rise to the protein MQKSAIYPPIYVLGNGQLGRMLRYAGAPLDIEVKPLAFDAPVFELEPNSIITAEIERWAETPLTQLLGNHKNFVNLNVFGTTADRFTQKSLLDKLQLSTSPWQLLESAEQWQSVFSNVGEKVVVKRRTGGYDGRGQWIVTQDSIDQITPDLFGEVIAEKFIPFDGEISIVGARFRDGSTRFYPISHNLQQNGILRYSVCDVNLPNQQTYQTQAEQMLSTIMQDLEYVGVMAMECFVVGDKLLINELAPRVHNSGHWTQLGCSISQFELHLRALLDLPTPQLKQIAPSVMVNLIGIEHNNAWLEVPFSQLHWYGKEVRAGRKVGHINLCHPEQAQLIQLLEQLRPHLTNDFHSGLDWAINKLK